DNA sequence from the Sebaldella sp. S0638 genome:
CAGATAAGTCTCTTCCGCCTGTTCCTATTGCCTGAGTTATCCCGTAACCCTTTCTTGAAATTATAGTAGATATTTCCTGTATTCCTGTTCCTGATGCTCCTACAATTCCGATATTTCCTTTGTCTATTACATTAGCAAATGCCAGCGGCAGTCCGCCTATTATTCCTGTTCCGCAGTCCGGCCCCATTACAAGCAGTCCTTTTGCTCTGGCTTCTTCCTTTATTCTCTTTTCATCTTCTATAGAAACATTGTCGCTGAATAAAAATACATTTAATCCTTTTTCAAGTGCTCTTGATGTCTCATCGGCAGCATACTCTCCCGGTATAGAAATTATTGCCAGATTCGCATCAGGAAGTTTTCTTAACGCTGAATCCCATGTTCTTGCCACAGGAATTTTTTTCCCTTTTGACTTAGATGATTGATTTTTTAGAAATGATTCTATATTTTCCAATATTCCGTCTATTTCCCCCTCATCTTCTGTATCTATTACGATACAGATATCATTAGGAGTGGCTGCCTCTAATTCCTCAGTGTACAAACCCGAATTGGCGAAAATTTCTTTATTAGCCGGAGTTCCCATCATAACAGAAATTTTCTCTATACCTTCTTCAGCAGAAAGCTCTTTTGTGAGAAGCATTAAATTCACTGAATCCTGATATGAGTTCTTTTTAATTATCGTGTACAGCATTTTCCAAACTCTCCTTTTCTAATGTTTTGTCTAACTTACATCCAAAATAACCAGTGACTTCCAATGTCAAAACATTTGTATCTCACTATTTATTCATATGACAAAATGTAAGTAAGCAAGGTATTAATTATTTCATTAATTAAAACTCAGATAAAATAATGAGTTTCAATTTTGTAAGTTTAAAAAAATTTATATAAAAATATCTTTATAAAATTTTTGATTTGCATTTTTCAAATATATTTGTCTAATATATAAATACAATATAATATTTCAATAGTCAATATTATTTGTAAAATACTACTCATATTTTGTACATTGTGAAATATCACAAAAGTTTTTTTGATTGACAAAAAGTCAATAATTTTTGATAATATAACATATCAAAGATGGAGAGATTTAATTATGAAAAATAGTTTAAAAGAAGAGATTTTTGAAAACCTAAAAATGAAAATTATAAATAATGAACTTAAACCAAATGAAAAAATAAATGAACGTGCTATAGCGAATTCACTGAATATAAGCACTACTCCTGTAAAGGAAGCCTTATTTTACCTTGAGTATTTCGGGTTTATAAGTATAAAACCCAGAAAGGGTGTTTTTGTCAATGAAGTAAATCTAAAGACAATAAAAGATACCTTCCAGATAAGGCTGAAACTGGAGCCTATCATTATTGACCTTACAGCAAAAATAAAAACAAAAAGCTTTCTTGAAAAAACACTCCTGCCTCTAAAGAATAAATTTACAGAGCTGCTGGAACTTGATGAAATAAATGATATACTTTTTCATAAATATAATGATGAATTCCATCATTTTTTCACTGATAACTGCGGTAATCAGTTCTTTTACAATCAGATGAATTTTGTCTACGAGAATCTTACCAGAATAAGAAAAGTTCTGCATAAGGATATTCCCAAAAGAAGAGAGACTATAAGAGAGCATATTG
Encoded proteins:
- a CDS encoding GntR family transcriptional regulator, producing the protein MKNSLKEEIFENLKMKIINNELKPNEKINERAIANSLNISTTPVKEALFYLEYFGFISIKPRKGVFVNEVNLKTIKDTFQIRLKLEPIIIDLTAKIKTKSFLEKTLLPLKNKFTELLELDEINDILFHKYNDEFHHFFTDNCGNQFFYNQMNFVYENLTRIRKVLHKDIPKRRETIREHIEIIDIILNDESYEKLSECSVGHIEKEQYEFFKNLDSFSL